In a genomic window of Diabrotica undecimpunctata isolate CICGRU chromosome 2, icDiaUnde3, whole genome shotgun sequence:
- the LOC140433817 gene encoding activity-regulated cytoskeleton associated protein 2-like, producing MSSVNLTSEQFQALLNTIARPISDSGSLAKCASRFDGSKGADVKAFIDAVKIYKECTHVSDAIALKGIHMLLDGFAATWFQGVKNTVNTWASAINLLRSTFGPQKPAYRVYRELFSTEQEAKTPYRPN from the coding sequence ATGTCTTCGGTAAATTTAACAAGCGAACAGTTTCAAGCCTTATTAAATACAATAGCAAGGCCTATTTCGGACTCAGGTAGTTTAGCAAAATGCGCTTCTCGCTTCGATGGATCAAAGGGGGCTGATGTAAAAGCTTTTATAGATGCGGTCAAGATCTATAAAGAGTGCACCCACGTGTCTGACGCGATCGCATTAAAGGGTATACACATGCTGCTAGACGGTTTCGCCGCCACGTGGTTTCAAGGTGTTAAAAATACGGTAAACACGTGGGCCAGCGCCATTAATTTATTACGATCAACTTTTGGACCTCAAAAGCCAGCCTACAGAGTGTATCGGGAACTGTTTTCGACGGAACAAGAAGCTAAAACTCCGTATCGGCCAAATTGA